Genomic window (Primulina eburnea isolate SZY01 chromosome 8, ASM2296580v1, whole genome shotgun sequence):
TGCATCGGATTTCATAAGTTTCTTCACAAGGTTGGACAATGAGTTGTTCCAGTCCCATGCCTTCTCCCGTGATCAATAAATATGTAAAGACCAACTCATCTATAGACCCTGTAAACCCCGAGATGGTCACCTCTTTGAGATTGAATTGTTTTTTGCGTGGTGATGATACCCATTCAAGCCTCATCCTCGACCGGCGATAATATGTGTAACCAAAGACTTGATAATCTCATCGTAGAAGCTGCAAATTAACATATAAATTAGATTTTTACACGTCATGTcatcttctatatatatattttagagTAAAACCACGCACCTTTAGTTCAAGTTTCTGAAAGTTAGGACAATCCCAAGCTTTAAGTAAGTATGGATGAACTCTCTTGCCTCCATCGATATTCGATGATCGAAGATTGAGGTGCTTTAGATTCCTTAATAAGGGTGCGGGGGTCCATACGAACTACCAAAGGAAGAAACAATCAGCAATCAATAAGACGTTAAAAGAAGACATATAGCAATTGATTAGAGTACAAATAGTAAAAAATACCGTCTTGCCCGTCGTGTGGACTTCAATTTGCAGTAGTTGGTCTAGAATACAAGATGAGATTCCAGGTAAGATGTGGTCAAACAAGTGTACCCGGTCGTCTGAATTGAACTCAATAAGCTTTGGGACGTTGTCGAGGAGTAGTGAGTACTCACGATGCAATTTGTGACACGTCAAAGAAACGAGGTTGATCATGTCACGAACCTCAATTAATGGGGCCTTCCTAgatgaacaaatatcccatcgcTTCAACTTCGAATGTCCAACCAACGACATCTTTTTTAACTTGTAAGAACCCGCGATGCACAAGTGCTCAAGAACAGGACAATCCGAAACAAATAGCTCAACATCTCGTTCTTCTACATGAAGCGAGTGTAGAGATAATATGCTGAGTGATTTGAGGCCCGGAAACGACCCTAAGCCTCCACCTTTTTTCTTTATCAAACTCTTAGAGGGAACACTGTAATAGCCCGCCATAGATTAGGTGTGATATATCATGCGTATATCAATGCTCTCTACTTCTCTTTCCAGCAGCAATGGAAACCATGTCTTGATATTGGTTCCCTTCAAACAGGGTAAATGCACCCTGAATTCCTTCAAAAATCCGCAACCCTTGTTTGAATTCAAGAAATCATAAATCTCCTTTATGTATTTTGGGAATTCCTTTTCTTCTAATTGTTGAACATATGTGTAATTTGATTGTTCCGATGGATGTTGAGTGTTGTAGCTAAGACAGATGACGTATGTGTATGGATTGCGCCAACGAGTGGATAGGACGCTGGTGGCTACAGCTTCTTGCCATGTTAATCGAGAGATTATGGCAACAAGAACATCATCCGGCAACTCGTTGATTTTGTCCACCAcctcattctcaatcatcatcTTGATTCTGTACAGCCAAATGAAAATGAAAGTAACTTTTTATAAGTACTTGTCCAAATAGAGAGTAAATATTCAAATTGAGGTCgagaaaaattgaaaaaaaaaaagctttGAAATAATGTTTCTTGTTTAGTTTTCCTTTTTCTCTATTGAGAGCTAGACAAATAACACCtaacaaaatattatattttaaatattttgtatctAATGTTTACTTATAGATAATTGAACTTTCTGTAGAAAATTAACTCGAACACTTTGTATCTAatgtttatttataaatttgttattttctttGTTTCAATTCTACATTGTTTTTTCCTGTTGTTATGTTTACTTACTGGATGAATAGTGAGGTGGACTTTCGATTTTCTGGAAATTGAAAATCGTATCATTCTGCATCATTTTTGTATATGGTCCTTTTTTCTAGCACGTTAATTTTGACAAGGGAGGCATTTATACTCTggcagaaaataaaataaaaaagaggGTTGTGTATAATATATAGGAGAAAGTATCGTAAATAATAGTAGGGTTGTGTATAATAGGAGAAAGTATCGTAAACGCTGGTGTGTTCTGATGTCCTTATCTTAAGTTAGCCTCAAAGCTTTGCTTAGCTTTTCAGAGCAACAAGGTTGTTAACTTAGCAAAGTTATCATCAACGAGGGCAGTTATCTTTTAGAATGGTCGAGTCCAGCAAGTTAAGTGGTCTGGTTGTGTAGTCCATCAATATCACGACTCAATAACATATCGAGTTATTTGAGCTCGAAAAAGTCGATTTagttttttaaaacatatatatatatattgtcgaGTAGCTCACTTGCTACTCGATCAAGCTCACTAACTACTCGAGCTCGACTTGATTACGAGTTTGACCTTCTCGAACTCGACTCCTTTGTTAGTTGGGCTTATAAAAACATGGGCccattttcaaataatattttgatttgGAATTGCAAAAAAAATCTGCTTGTTTTAGGTACAATACATTACGTCTTACAAATTAAATGCAATTGTCGAGCTGCATTTTTTTTAACATGTCGAGCTGCATTTTAAattatagtttttttaaaaataaaatttacacCATTGAAAAGAGGAGTCCAGAGTGAGAATTTCAGAATGATACGATTTTTCGATTTTCCAGAAAAACAAAGGACCACCTCACTAATTACTCACATAATATCACAATTCAGTTATTCCCAAAATATTAAACAGTGTCTTCAATGTTAATTTGTTAGCCTATTTATGAATCACTCGAACATGAAACTAAAAAGTTCCAAAAATATTTACTAATCTTTGAAAGAACGAAGAATTGTTGTAAGCACATTGATTTGAGTACAAGCTGCATTTCATGCTAAAGAAGGAAcaacaaaattaaatgaaagTTAAAAGTCTACTCGGGTAAAAGAAGTCGATGTTTGACTTTTGCATGCGGAAATCTTGGTTGAAAATGAGATAGTCTGAACAAGTTGACGGGAAGTGATTGGAGATAACCTCATGGGTTTGGACACTAGAAAATCTGTACAAGTTTGCTCCTGATTAGTGGCTGGCTGCCCTTTTTGGCTATATCGACATACTTCCAATTTAATGATCCAGGTGACCAAAAACTTTCTCGTCTCCCAATTTTTCTCCTAATTAATTCCCTGTTCGGCCAATTCTGTTTGATGATCTGCGTGTATTGTCAACTTGGTGAAAACAAGCTCCAGAATCAGAGCACCAGCGAGGTTTACATTTTAGCTTGGGTTGTTCCTGTTTCTCTATAAGGTTGTAATGGAAGAATGTGTTAacttgtgatataattaaaacttggaatcatgcataatcattgaattagaacaaaatcgcatgccaaaaatctactggatattatatattttaataatttatccatatttgtcgttcatcagaggactcttagacctaccaaattttgtagttcacttattattttcataataaataatattacaaaaataatataagcaagaacataaaaactcaaattaaaatgtcttctatcaatctaagtaaaaaaaaaaaattgattagagaatataataatgtcgtaaaaaaattaaatattgatttatggACAGAAGTTTGGAAATACAATTGtctcaataaataaaaaatattatctcttgatattctgagacataacgtaaaaacgaagaaatatttcaatttttttaatattttataagtcacttcaaactaagtaatctaagcaaacagaaaacatgcattatgtgtttaaaaattaacaaaatatttcaacaataaaaaattgaaaaataaccatttttgttggatatttgattttgtttctcTTTTCTTCGTGcaaacaacaaatcacataaacaatccaaaaacaattacatgatcaatacaaatgacatataacaatcaaacatgTTAACGCTATGGAAAAATAAACTCCTCAttgcaagaacacaaaatgatcaaatggagcatattatttagtaatatttatttagcagcatttataaaaaaatttactaaataacttaaaaacagtGTTTGAAATCACTTACATACAAACATTTCTCTCAATCACATATTTATATTGACACATAAAgagtttgaaaatattttttttctaaatgggataaagaaattttgtatgacattgatatttattaataatttatttttattcagtcCGACTCATCTCCCTTTGTCTTCCTATTATTATTTGACggcaatatataaatttaaataattaaaattaaatttaaaagtaaattaaaataataattagtttgattgagttaaatacactattaatgatcttattaaactaagataaaaaaatgacttaaataagaacattaacatgacaaattgtaaaacaaaaaaataatataatagtaaGCTTACAAATGAAAGTCATATATTTAATAGGTTAATTAatagatattatattatttagtaatatgtatttagcatcatatattgaaaattgattaaataactTAAATGTTTGCAATGAAATCACTTACATATAAACATTTTCTCTCAATCACGTATTTTGTTGATACATAAGTAATCTATATATATCTACCTTCTAAATgggaaaaaaatgttttatatgaccttaatatttattaataatttaattttattcaatcaCACTCATCTCTATTTGTTTTCTCATTATTACATTAATGTTCGTAACattaacaatttatttaaatttataatattatgatagtgattttctgtgaatttgatgtcaatgtaaatattaaagtaaataattaaatttaaaaataaaaacatattaatgattattattaaatgaatagatgaaaaaaacaaaaaaaataaatatgtaattatgatagtgattttatgtgaatttgatgtcaatgtaaatattaaagtatttaattttaaaaataaaaatatattaatgattattattaaaagaatatatgaaaaagaaaatatgtagtaattaattttaaattttaaaataaaatatattaatgattattataaaatgaatagatgaaaaacaaacaaaaaaataaacatgtatttatgatagtgattttctgtgaatttgatgtcaatgtaaatattaaagtaattaattttaaatttaaaaataaaaatgtattaatgaaatgattattattaaaagaatatatgaaaaagaaaatatgaaaaagaaaacatgtatcaattattattattaaatgaaggtaagaatatttaattaaattattattaataaatgaaggtaaggatatttatgtaaattcacaattcacattcatatatttagaTCACTTACATACAAACATTTCTCTCAATCACATATTTATATTGACACATAAAgagtttgaaaatattttttttctaaatgggataaagaaattttgtatgacattgatatttattaataatttatttttattcagttcGACTCATCTCCTTTTGTCTTCCTATTATTATTTGACggcaatatataaatttaaataattaaaattaaatttaaaagtaaattaaaataataattagtttgattgagttaaatacactattaatgatcttattaaactaagataaaaaaatgacttaaataagaacattaacatgacaaattgtaaaacaaaaaaataatataatagtaaGCTTACAAATGAAAGTCATATATTTAATAGGTTAATTAatagatattatattatttagtaatatgtatttagcatcatatattgaaaattgattaaataactTAAATGTTTGCAATGAAATCACTTACATATAAACATTTTCTCTCAATCACGTATTTTGTTGATACATAAGTAATCTATATATATCTACCTTTTAAATgggaaaaaaatgttttatatgaccttaatatttattaataatttaattttattcaatcaCACTCATCTCTATTTGTTTTCTCATTATTACATTAATGTTCGTAACattaacaatttatttaaatttataatattatgatagtgattttctgtgaatttgatgtcaatgtaaatattaaagtaaataattaaatttaaaaataaaaacatattaatgattattattaaatgaatagatgaaaaaaacaaaaaaaataaatatgtaattatgataatgattttatgtgaatttgatgtcaatgtaaatattaaagtatttaattttaaaaataaaaatatattaatgattattattaaaagaatatatgaaaaagaaaatatgtagtaattaattttaaattttaaaataaaatatattaatgattattataaaatgaatagatgaaaaataaacaaaaaaataaacatgtatttatgatagtgattttctgtgaatttgatgtcaatgtaaatattaaagtaattaattttaaatttaaaaataaaaatgtattaatgaaatgattattattaaaagaatatatgaaaaagaaaatatgaaaaagaaaacatgtatcaattattattattaaatgaaggtaagaatatttaattaaattattattaataaatgaaggtaaggatatttatgtaaattcacaattcacattcatatatttagattagtatatatatatatatatagatataaatatAGATTAAACATcgacatataaatttataatttcttattttctgttttgttaaacataaattttttttttttgtattatttataaaaaaactaagattatgaaaaatataattaatacataaattgtaaaaataagtTTGAAACCTCTGTTAGcataattttttgtattatttattttaataaaagaatgtataacactattactattatttgtaaggtattttcacaaaatcaattaattttataaataatagtATTACATATTGTTTCGAATCATTAGTTGTTGAATAAATACTTTGATATTATTTGTAGTCATGCCATGAAAGTGAGTGaaagagtaataaataataatcagtcaatggattaataattaactaattacataaaatgaagaaaaaatatCATTAGAGTGCAATTTTAATGAggataatagaagaaattcacaattcaatccgtatatttatatagatatagatatagattataacattatgatagtgattttttgtgaattagtatagattaacaatttatttaaatttttaacattatgatagtgattttttgtgaatttgatatcaatgtaaatattaaagtaaataattttaaaattaacaataaaaatatattaatgattattgttAAATGagtagatgaaaaaataaataaccatGTAacattcatttaataataatcattaaatacatgtttaattttttgtgaatttacacactccatattttattttttccccatgtttttcatctattaattaatgaaatttaaaataaattgaagataaatgaattttagtcttttccaatctattaattaatgaaatttaaaacataaatgtcattaccttcatttaatagtttattttttttttgtgaatttacaaactccattttttattttttttattttccatgtttttcatctattaattaatgaaatttaaaataaattgaagaaaaatgaattttagtttttcccaatttatctattaattaataaaatttaaaataaagtgaAGATGAATGAAATTTAGCCTTATTTTTTGTTGTAATGAAATTTACactctattttttaaattttatgataGAGCAGATACGATATAGCTAAtacaaaagtcacaactaaCGAGCTGAATTcgattaaagaaaatgaacaaatatatgatgttatgatgtgatgttttgacacgttatgCAATTTTACGACATGTTTATGctaagatcatgaaatgtatgttgagtacaatatttttcattgttgcatttatgtatatgtatttgttattaaGTTACaggtgttgagtctttagattcactaggtgtgattgatgcaggtgatcatATTGATCAGGAGATCGGAGGTGCCGAAAACGGAGTAGGCGGGGCTGGATGTGCGCacactaacccgaggaccttatttTTTCCGCAcgttttcatctattaattaattgaatctaaactaaattaaagaaaaataaaatttagcatttattttttgtgatgaaattaacaatccatttttttttaaaaaaaacttatagCTATAATGAAATTCAATAtattatctatctatctattattattattactactcTAATTATTATTACtgttataaatatatgagtttgaattgtgaatttacatctaTGTCTTTAtcttcattaaataatatttattaacaCGTATCACtttgtttgttttgttttcatttattaattaatggaatctaaactaaattgaagaaaaataaaatttaacatcAACCTTCATTATTCAGTAATACATGTttcttttgtgttttttttcatatattaattataaattttaaaataaattgaagaaaaataaaatttaaccttctttttttgtgatgaaatttgtactccattttttttaaaaaaaacatatctttaatgaaatgcgaaacaataatattaataaatattttttatttattttctatcAGCTATTAATGActtctaaaataaattgaagaaaaatgaaatttaaccaccattttttgaaataaaatttaaatttatctttcattttttgaaatgaaatttacactctatttttttgtaaaaaaatatatatctttaatgaaatttaaattaaatgcatttttgtttgatttctattttttattaattaaggaattttaaataaatcgaataaaataaagtttacattattgttcaaaatataataatttttttttcacgaTTCAAGTCGGATATGAGACAtgtttcacaaaattcactCGTGAAACAATCTCATAAAAGTTTTTGtgtgaattttatttttaacttaaataaattaacatcTGTGAATAacgtaaataataataataattaatgtaCCTCTCTTCGCTTGTTTGTATTTTTCCatctattatttaatatattctaaaataaattgaaaaaaataaaatttagctaCAATTTTTtagaatgaaatttaaattaaacgTTCATTTTTCGGAATGAAATTTacatatcatttttttaaaaaaattcatatctttaataaaatttaaaataataataataataaatacatattctattgtttgttttttttctcACCTATcaattaattcaaaataaaattgaacAAAATGAAATTTAGCTACCATTTTTTGAAatagaatttataatttatttgtttaaaaaaaatatatctttaatataatgtaaaataatagaagaataataaaatttacaatatattttcACAGAATGAATTATatccttattttaaaaataattctttttgtttgacttcttttattttatttatgaatttttatagttCTCCAATTTTTGAATTGAAATTATGTGAGCCGGTCTCATGGATATATCCTTCAGATGGGCAGCCGGTCAAtagaagaataataaaatttacaatgTATTTTCACTGAATGAAttatatctttattttaaaaataattctttttcttttcagaGTGAAAAACAATGATTTTCATGATTATGGTAGAATATGAGACATGTTCCCGTGAAACAGCCTCGTAGGAGTTTTtatgcaatttttattttaaacttgAGTAAATTAACATTCATTAATAACGTAAATAATACACGactaatatatttgaaaactcTAATAAAATtgtgtgaatatatatatatccttattttcattaaataatattaataaatacatttcttttttttttcgttttcaggtattaatgaattttataataattgaagaaaaatgaatttt
Coding sequences:
- the LOC140837640 gene encoding uncharacterized protein, which produces MAGYYSVPSKSLIKKKGGGLGSFPGLKSLSILSLHSLHVEERDVELFVSDCPVLEHLCIAGSYKLKKMSLVGHSKLKRWDICSSRKAPLIEVRDMINLVSLTCHKLHREYSLLLDNVPKLIEFNSDDRVHLFDHILPGISSCILDQLLQIEVHTTGKTFVWTPAPLLRNLKHLNLRSSNIDGGKRVHPYLLKAWDCPNFQKLELKLLR